From a region of the uncultured Methanobrevibacter sp. genome:
- the glyA gene encoding serine hydroxymethyltransferase, which yields MANYHDEILNFEKIAKEHTEYMRNSINMIASENVTSLEVTEAVATDFAHRYAEGQAFERFYEGCQYIDLIEDKTKKLSCEVYDCDYANVQPVSGVTANLAAFFGFSKPGDKVMALEVPSGGHISHADVSAAGIHGLKTVFHPLDHNIMNIDIDAMNKKILEEKPKIVLFGGSLFLFPHPIKEAREAADEVGATIMYDGAHVLGLIAGGQFQQPLKEGADLMMGSTHKTFPGPQGGIILSHKENEEIIDKAVFPGVVSNHHLHHLLGLGIATAEMLEFGEAYAKQIIKNAQALGQAMYERGFNVLCEDLGFTQSHQIAVNLSDIRSASDIAKELADNNVILNKNLLPGDDRDNSDNPSGIRIGTQEITRRGLKEKEMDEVAEFIKRVAVDKEDIADEVAEFMNQYTKLDYAFSDREAYQYHRLD from the coding sequence ATGGCTAATTATCATGACGAAATTTTAAACTTTGAAAAAATTGCAAAAGAACATACTGAATATATGAGAAACAGTATTAATATGATTGCTTCTGAAAATGTAACTAGTTTGGAAGTAACTGAGGCTGTTGCAACTGATTTTGCTCACAGATATGCTGAAGGACAAGCATTTGAAAGATTTTACGAAGGATGTCAATACATTGATTTGATTGAAGATAAAACCAAAAAACTTTCTTGTGAAGTCTATGACTGTGATTATGCAAATGTTCAACCAGTTTCAGGAGTAACAGCAAATCTTGCAGCTTTCTTTGGATTTTCAAAACCTGGAGATAAAGTAATGGCTTTGGAAGTTCCATCAGGAGGACACATTTCTCACGCTGATGTAAGTGCTGCAGGTATTCATGGTCTAAAAACTGTTTTCCATCCTTTAGATCACAATATCATGAACATTGACATCGATGCAATGAACAAAAAGATATTGGAAGAAAAACCAAAAATCGTTTTATTCGGTGGAAGCTTATTCTTATTCCCTCATCCTATTAAGGAAGCTCGTGAAGCTGCTGATGAAGTTGGAGCTACTATAATGTATGACGGAGCTCACGTTTTAGGTCTTATTGCTGGAGGACAATTCCAGCAACCTTTAAAAGAAGGGGCAGACTTGATGATGGGAAGTACCCACAAGACATTCCCTGGCCCTCAAGGAGGAATTATTCTCTCACACAAAGAAAATGAGGAAATCATTGATAAGGCAGTATTCCCTGGTGTTGTAAGTAACCACCATTTACACCACTTGCTTGGTTTAGGTATTGCAACTGCAGAAATGTTGGAATTCGGTGAAGCTTACGCAAAACAAATCATTAAAAATGCACAGGCATTAGGTCAGGCAATGTATGAAAGAGGATTCAACGTATTATGTGAAGACTTAGGATTCACACAATCCCACCAAATTGCTGTAAACTTATCCGATATCAGATCAGCTTCCGACATTGCAAAAGAATTGGCAGACAATAACGTAATCTTAAACAAAAACCTCCTTCCTGGAGATGACAGGGACAACTCCGACAATCCGTCAGGTATTAGAATAGGTACTCAGGAAATTACCAGAAGAGGTTTAAAAGAAAAAGAAATGGATGAAGTTGCTGAATTCATTAAACGTGTGGCTGTAGATAAGGAAGACATTGCTGATGAAGTAGCTGAATTCATGAACCAATACACAAAACTCGATTACGCATTTTCAGACAG